Proteins from one Oncorhynchus masou masou isolate Uvic2021 chromosome 12, UVic_Omas_1.1, whole genome shotgun sequence genomic window:
- the LOC135549767 gene encoding transmembrane protein 106B-like, whose protein sequence is MGKALSLLPKQTCHEDSQDSLTTTQEDDGKREDVSQFPYVEFTGRDSVTCPSCQGTGRIPRGQENQLVALIPYSDQRLRPRRTKLYVMSSVVVCLLLSSLAVFFLFPRTIDVSYVGVKSIFVTYDEDKRIVYLNVTNTLNITNNNYYSVEVSNVTAQVQFSKTVIGKSRINNITAISPLGMEQVDYMVPTILADEMSYMYDYCSLQTIKVHNIVVMMQVTVTTMYFGHMEQVTQEMYQYVDCGGNTTTLRGAQPKVSNAPIPPE, encoded by the exons ATGGGGAAAgccctctccctcctgcccaAGCAGACATGCCATGAAGACTCCCAGGACAGCCTGACCACCACCCAGGAGGAtgatgggaagagagaggatgTGTCCCAGTTCCCCTACGTAGAGTTCACAGGCCGCGACAGCGTCACATGTCCCAGCTGCCAGGGCACTGGGAGGATACCTAGAG GCCAAGAGAACCAGCTTGTAGCATTGATCCCATACAGTGACCAGAGACTCAGGCCCAGGAGAAC AaagctgtatgtaatgtcctcGGTGGTTGTGTGTCTGCTGCTGTCCAGCCTGGCTGTCTTCTTCCTGTTCCCTCGTACCATAGACGTCTCCTACGTGGGCGTCAAGTCGATCTTCGTCACCTATGACGAGGACAAGAGGATTGTCTATCTCAACGTGACG AACACTCTGAACATCACCAATaacaactactacagtgtagAGGTGTCCAACGTCACAGCCCAGGTCCAGTTCTCCAAGACAGTGATTGGGAAGTCCCGCATCAATAACATCACTGCTATCAGTCCTCTGGGCATGGAGCAG GTTGACTACATGGTTCCCACCATTCTAGCAGATGAGATGAGCTACATGTA TGATTACTGCAGCCTGCAGACCATAAAGGTGCACAACATCGTTGTCATGATGCA GGTGACAGTGACGACGATGTACTTTGGCCACATGGAGCAGGTCACGCAGGAGATGTACCAGTATGTAGACTGTGGAGGTAACACCACCACTCTGAGGGGGGCGCAGCCCAAGGTGTCTAATGCCCCAATACCCCCAGAGTAA